The DNA region TGCGCTAGAGGAAGGGATGGACtagttttgcatttttcaaacttCCTAAATTGGAAGCGTTTACAAACTTAGGGGAGGGGATCAAAGAATACCTTGCCTCTGAGGGCAAGAGGAGACATAGAATGTTAGTAAATAAAAGGCTGTTCTTTGAAAACAtaattgtaaaatatatactttaaaagTGTAGTGACTTGAGGCCTGTATTTGAAACAAGTTGGCTGAATTTAGAATGGAATTGGAGTGCCTGCCTTGAGGTACTGAGGGCACTTGTGAGATGCCTCCCTGAGTGCCTTTTCATAGGCACTGTCTTCTATTTCCCAACTGTGTGGGAGTGCATATaatgtgtatttaaaaatgcttttacgCTTTATTTAATGGGCTTTGTTCTAGGTCTTTATGGACCACCATTTATCTTCAAACTACAGTTTGAGTAGTGCTGGAGTAGGTGACCTCTTGATGTTTGTTTATTTGATGTCCATCTGTAATTTTTACTTCTGGTGATTGTCACAGGAAAGATGAGTGTAGATTACGGCAGCTAATCTGAATCAGTGTTCATACCTTTATTGCCAAAACTAAAAGTGAAAAGGACTGTATAGTTCTTTTATGGTAGCGCAGATTACATGTACCAGAAGTACAGACAATGTTggctatttaaatatatataaataaacatataaaCTGCTTTATCAGAAAGTGCATTTGTATAGTAGGACACTGAAACTTCCTTGGGTGGTTTTAAAACCACGCTTAAACAATTCTTCATTAATCTCATTCTGTGCTTCCTGAATGATGTTTTTCATTAtcatcccttttttcttcttctcctatcCCTTTTGTGATATATTAAGGCCACTGTGGCTAATGTATAAGAATCAATGTCTTAAGTCTGCACAGAAGACCTAATAACACGAAGACAATACTATTGTCATTACTTTAGGAATTGAATTAGATATTCCCATTTATATAGTAGTTTTCCTTCTATATAGTAACCCAGAAAAGAGGCAGAAACTAGGACCAACTGAAGTCAGATTTCACTCATTTCACTGGCTGACAAGTAATTGCTTGTTGTTCATGTTTCAGGTCGAAAAGGAGGATGTGCAAAGGGAAAAGGAGGATCGATGCACATGTATACCAAGAATTTTTATGGTGGTAATGGCATTGTTGGTGCTCAGGTATATACGTGACTTCTGCTTTAAAACACAAGTTTAATTTCACTGGTGGCCTGTGCCAGTGTTTCCTTTCAGTCTTCATGCCGTGAGCTCGTATGCAGCTACCATTGCTCTGTGGCTATTAAGTCTATGTTATGTTTTTATTCCGGTTTGCTTACGGTTTTGGGAACTGTAACACAAAGATAAATCAAACGGAGACTATAGTTAATATTTAGATTTTTGGCTGTAATGCAGATTGGAACAAATGGAAGTGGGTTGGTAACAACTCTTCATTTGTTGAGCGCCTCCCTGATATTTTAAAGGCCTTTTTATGGCTCACAAGCTGACTGTCTCCAACTCCTCCAAACATTGTTctaaaattttgctttgtttgttctgTATTATTTTGTGATAGGTTCCTCTTGGAGCTGGGATTGCACTGGCCTGTAAATACTTTGGTAAAAATGAAGTCTGTTTGACTTTATATGGGGATGGTGCAGCCAATCAGGTAAGCTAGCTCTGTCTAATATGGCTTTGGAAGGAGGAGTGTGACTGTGGATAATAGATTTTCCCTCTGTGAGCTCTGCCTATTTACAGCATAATGACAGAGCACCTTTCACCCTGTCTCTGTTCAGTATCTGCAATCTGCACAACATCTGACTGTGAACTTGCACTGAGGTTGTTATGTTGGGCTTTCTGTTCCAGGGAGGCTTTATTAAAGGAGTCCACAGATGACTGAAAGCAGTGCTGGAGAGTGAAAACAATGTACACCCACTGTCCTGCAGTTCATTTGCAGTTTTTCTTAGGGCTTTTGTTATGAAGTGCTCTTCACTGAAATGAACTTCATGTAGGTGGCTGAGCAGCTGGCAAATTTTGGACATCTTAGGCATTCGAGTAGGTGCTTGTGTCACTGAGGACTGTATAGTCCTCAGAGGAGTGATTCAAGTGAACAGTTGAGAAGTTAATTGCTAGATGCTCTTTACATATCAGGAATGAAGCATGTGcttggatttccccccccccccccacccggcccCCCAATCCTGTTTTGGGCCCGTTTGGGAATATAGGCTTCATGTCAATGTCtgtccttccccatccctgtTTTGAACTCTGCCCCTGTTGCTGGAGTGGAGGGAAAGCCTTTTGGTTCCTTCCCATCGAGAGCAGTCTAGATGCTAAGGGCTAACTGTTAATTATTTGAGCATAGTGGAAGTCATGGGAGAAAGGGTTTCTAGTTACTATTATTATCCTCTTTCCAGCAGTGCATGGCTCACCTGAGTGTGTTGCTGCTTGAAGCCTGTGTGCTGTACGCAGAGCTCTGAAAGACAGTAGTGAAGCTGACCGTGCTACTGCATAGAGAGAAACATTTAACTTATATTTGTGAAAGCAAAGGGGAAGACGGAGCACCTCACAAAACCACTTATTTTTGACATTTGAATGGTTATCTTCACATTATGGGTAGAAAAATTAATTAAGCTGGATGAGAAATTGGTGGTTTAGAGTACACTGTTCCCTACTGCTACGTAATTTCCCATTTTTCTAAACACAGGGAGCTCTCAATTCTTGGTTTTCCATATGCTTCACTTACAGCAGCAAGACTAGTGCAGTGTGGTTGAGCTGTTTTTTATgactttctaaaatatttcaatCAAAATCTTAAGGTTTTGTGCTACCTTAACACAGATACTGAATGAGGTTAAAAATTAAATCCTGTAAAATATTACAACATACAAGTATGTCGAGATAACTTTTATCTTGGATAGTATAACTCTTCTCTCTTATTCCTTCTCAGCTGAAGGAAATGGCTAGTTTCAGATCACTTTTAGTATTACAAGTTTACCAGCTAGACCTTCGCAACTGAAAGATTTTCAGTAGAGCCTAATGCTTAAAGTTTGAGCTCGCTCTCTGTAGATTTTAATTTGCTCCTTTTCTTTCAGGGCCAGATATTTGAAACCTACAATATGGCAGCCTTGTGGAAGTTGccttgtgtttttatttgtgaGAATAATCGGTATGGAATGGGAACTTCTGTTGAAAGAGCTGCAGCCAGTACCGACTACTACAAACGAGGAGACTTCATTCCAGGCCTCAGGGTGAGTATAGTTCCAGCTGCTTTTGAGAGAGCAagatcagtggggggggggggaaagggtgtTTATGTATATGAAAAACACATTATGTCTGTAGATATACATAAAAACAATATTTCTTATGTATTTACTATTACAAATATATGTATAATGTGattattacacacacacatatatatatatataaaaacgtAGAAGAATTTGAAATTTAATTCCTACTGCACTTGTGGAAGTATTAACAtttaaagtttggggttttttggtttctttttgccTCAACTTGTAGTTTCTGTTTATCAGGTGGATGGCATGGATGTTCTCAGTGTTCGGGAAGCAACAAAGTTTGCAACTGAGTACTGTAGAGCTGGAAAAGTAAGTCAGGAATCATCATCATTCCTTTACTATAGGTGAAATTTTTTGCAAGATTATTGCTATACACAAAAATTCCATCTAGCCCATTTTGTGCAGTCACTGTTGAAACTGTATTTGACTTTATTtattccacccccccccctcaGTATTGAACCTGCAAGTACTTGAATGGTTCTTTAATTTTGTTAGAATTTATTAACATGCAACTGATActaacaaaactttttttggtttggtttgttttttaaaccaaaactcTGATATCCTCTTGTCTTCTTCCTGCTTTCTCCCCCAGTTAAATTCTGTTGTGAAAGGTTTTGACTGTTATGCAGTTATTCCCTGTGAAGAGATTAATTTGGGGGGAGCAACAAGGAAAGTAATCATCCTATTTTTACAGCAAAGAGCAAGtgaagtaaaaaatattttgtgagaCTGGACACATGAACACAAGATGCATACATTTTTGCATAACTACATAGGAATGCATAAAAAAAACTAGACAAGATATTAAGACTTTCAGCATTTGTTTGTCACCCAAGTATGATGCATTGCTTCTGAAGATGTTTAATATCTGGTGAAATACTGTTTGTGCTGGGAATGCACTGCATAAGAATAACAAAATTGATACACAAGAATAAGGTTCTGTGAGTTACCATTTTTCAGTAAAAGAATAGGCCATATGAGTAATGGTGGAATGACACTGGTAAAGAAGAAATTGTTTAATACAGCACAGTGAGAACATGAGAATAATGCTAAGCACATATACTTTCCTTTGAAAAGAGTTAAGATTCTTTTTTTACTAGCTGTGGTAACATTACACAAATTAAAGAAAAGAGCATTGGATTAATATCATTCATCATCAGTGGGATTCACCAATAGCAAATACTTTCTGCTGTAACAACAAATTGATCACTCAAGGTGGTAATACTCTATCTTTTTAAGGGTCCTATTCTGATGGAGTTACAGACATACCGTTATCATGGCCACAGTATGAGTGACCCTGGAATCAGGTactgttaaatattttcagtgttcaCTGAAACCAAGTATTGAAGATCAGAATTCTGAAAGAACACATCATGGATTTGATGCTTAAATCTGTTGTGAAGTGCATGAAGGTTATAATGAAATCTCTATGATCAATTTGATCACTCATCTTATTATTCAGTAGATAATCAGTGACAGTGGAACATGCTTATTTTACTTACAAACTATCAAATATAGCTTTAAAACAAGTGCTAAGTCAGTTAAATTTCTGTCCTTTTGATTAAGGAGTCTGCATTCAGTGTGACTTTATGGGAGAAGAAATTTTACTGGTGCTGTGTTCTTCTAAGTAAGCTTTGACTAGAAAACAACATGCTTTTCCAGGACTTCTAGAATTTATAAAATCCTGTAAACTGAAAGTATAGGAACAGGTTGGAGTGTCCAGTCAAATGGAAcacttaaaaaatacaaatatttaggTGCTGACAGGACTTGGGCATTGTGCCATCTGACAAATTTGAATGGATCTACATGAAATAGAGGTGTATCCCAAAGTTTCACTGGAAGCTTGTAGATTGAAAATTTTGATTGAGTTGAATGATTAAACACATCCATCTGTAAGCCTTCAGACAGTGGATATATTGTGACCCAATTTAACAGTACACAGCAAGTCATCTAGCCCCCTACTCCTTTTTCCCTTAAGGAAGATGGGAAGCAGGAAATAGAGCCTCCCATGGGAACTGTCTCAGGCTGCGACTGCTGCTTCTTCCCCCTGCCTTTCCTACTCTGGCCTAGATCTAAACTCTGGCTCCATTCTAAGATCTCAGAAAGGTTCTAGATGTAGCTTGCCTTCATTCTTTGAGTAATTAATATTGCTGTGTTTTCACTGCATTCATAACAATTTTTGACAAATGTTTTGGTTGCTATTTTTAAGATGAGCTGTGTCCAAGACCTCGCCTCTGTTCAAGAATACCACTGATGATTGACGTTCAtgtctttgcttgtttttctcatAGCTATCGTACTAGAGAAGAAATTCAAGAAGTGAGAAGTAAAAGTGATCCCATTACTTTGCTGAAGGACAGAATGATCAACAATAACCTTGCTAGCATTGAAGAATTAAAGGTATAGCTTTAAGTTGATACATTTACGCAAGCTCATGTGCATTCAAACACTAATGAGCTCTGCAAAGGGCAGCAGTATGCATCACTCAttctttgatttttgttgttgttgttcttgtttaaATATAACTTTTAATCAGTGAAAGTAAAATGTTGGTGCAGACCAGCTAATGAAGGTACACTGTTCTGGAAAGGCTTTTTGCTTTTGGTGCTGATTGTAACTCTCTGCCTGTTTTAATGTGACAGGAGATATATTCAGAACACTAACATCTAGAAATCAAAATTCCCCAGGCTTTCTAGACTACCTAGTAACAGGGAAAGTCAGAAAGGTAGGGAAGTCATTCTGCTGGCTGCTTTCCCCTCAGTAGTAAAAAATTCTAGTGAAGGATTCAGGAACCCTCTCAGCAAAAAGCACAATATAGCTACAACTGAACATAATTAGTTATAACTAACAATGCTATACTGTTCTACACCCATATATCTCTAGCTATATATGGGTTTGAGATTATAAATATTATTCTATTGAAAAATGTCAAGTTACTTTAGCAACAGAGACTTTCTAGCAAGTAAGttaaacttatttttatgtttGCATTCTGTTTTCTTCATGCAAAATGTTGATTTTACTTCCTCTAGAAAAAGCAATAATTATTAGCCCTCAACATCACTTGCACATAACATATAACATATTTGAACTAAGAGAGTTTTAGTAGAAGGTTAAGCTATAAATAAAATTCATCATATACTAACCTCTAATATGTGGCAGTAAGTTTAAGAGttatttaaatgaaaagcttATCTTGAGGGTACCACAAATATAACAGGCAGAGGTTGTATTGTAGATCTATAGAGGTCTTTTAAAGGCTTATATGCATGAAAGTGTCATTTTCCTTGCAGTCAGCATCCTCTGTGCATCCTGAATGTGTTTTGCAGAATCAGAGTCAAAATTGTAGCTCAGTGCAGTCCTGTTCTTCTGGCAGTAAGATAACTTATTCAAAAAGGGCAAATGCTGCAGTTCAGTAAGAAGGGAGTTTTTACAGGTTTCTGTTCATGTTCCCAGATGTTAACACTAATTGTGATCAGTACTTCATCATTGGATTTATACTTAAAATTATGACACTTTTTCTGAGCAGTCTTCTAATAAGCTTCTATTTTTGCTTTAGGAAATTGATGTGGCAGTAAGGAAGGAGATTGAGGAAGCTGCACAGTTTGCTACCACTGATCCAGAGCCACCACTGGAAGAACTAGGTCACCATATCTACTTCAATGAGCCACCCTTTGAAGTGCGTGGCCCAAATCAATGGATAAAGTACAAGTCTGTCAGCTAAAGGCCTTTTTTTATTGGGGGTAACTTATGAATAAGTGAATGCATTTACAAGAACTATAACGACTCAGAAACAAACCTTAAGCTTATTTAAAAGCTCTTtcaaaagaagaaatttaaagaTTGTGTAGGGAAATCCATCTTCTTATGGATTGTCTTAAAGGTGCTGAATGTTGCTTCAGAAGGAGCTGAATTAGGAGAAAGCAGCTGTTTATTTAAATTGCTATATATTTGCTTTAGTGACTTTTCTTTGGATTGCTGTATGTGTCATGTACAGTACAAAAATATTAAACTGTAACAACATTTATCTGGTCATCAGTTCTTGCCTCTTGATGAACCACTTTCCAAAAAAATTGAATGCTATGTTCTTGCTGCATTGCTAAATGAAAATATCACACCAAGCTTTTTGTAGTAGTTCAGTGAGAGTTGCTTTAATATAAAAATGCTATATATGTTTGTCTGTGTAAGGTGACATACATGCTAGAGCTTAATTGCTTCCTGCTCAAACCATCACAGAGCAGAACTGTAACACATCAAAATCACAGTTTTCAAAATGCTAAATCCAGTTCAGGTGCGGTAACTGTTGCAGAAAAGCTTTTTCTCAGCTATCGCTTTATATTTACATTGATGGGCATCTGAATTCTGCATTATGCTTTGATAAATAATTAATTGGGTGCATCATTAACAAAAACTTAAAAGCTGTTACTATTCACTGTGCAGTTACAGTGATGGTCAAATAAGCTATATAGTTGTGCAAAACCTGCAAGGCcacaatacatacatatatacatgtaataCTTAAATTATTGGGAATGTGTCTTTATTTGCTTATTCCCATTATCCATTCTCTTTTCAAAGAATTAACCTTTGGCCTCTGAGGTCTTAGCAGATGTTTGTTGGTGGATTAATATTGCATTCCAAAGTCTGCAGAGAAGACCACCACTATATGAAGAAGCATTGAAAACAATTAGAAACTACAGTGACAGACTGGGGAGGCAAAACTCCTTATCTCCATTATTTTAAGTGAGCAAGAAGTAAAAATTTAGGAATCATAAGGAGTTAGTTACTACCAATTGTGATGGTACACAGTGAACACTACACTCCTTTAAGGTTATGGCCAGAACAACATCTTTCAGGTCAGTCATGGGGTAACCAAATGATactgaaaggaatttttttttttttttaatcagggggTAGGAAAGAAATTCTTCGTGGCTGTTTTCCAACTGATTACTTAGTCCTGAATGGTGGAGTTGAATGGTTGTTTCCCATCCACACGGAAGGCATGAAGCACCCTAAAGTGTAGTTGTTACATATTATCAGTTAAGATATGGGAAACTTTAACAAAAGATAAAGACTGAAATTAACAGCAGTTGCCACTGAATTATCACTGACCCATTTAAAAATCTTAACCctcttaaaaatacttttctagAAGTTAATTTTAAATAAGCTCTTAATAGTAGTATACTAAAGTATTTTCTTACCATAGTTGTAGATGCTGCAAGTCATCTTTAGTGATATCATTAAGGACAGCACTGAGAGTATAATCCTCTTCAGCAAACTGAAAGGCAAAGTTGTTCCTAAATTAAGATTACCGCTTTGAAACCAACCTCTCAAAGTCCTTTGTTttaagggttttttgttgttttgggttttgttttgttttttaccctCCTAATTGTGTCTAAGTCAGCTCCTTGTTGTTGCAGCCAGGTCATGAGCTCAGGGTCTGCATTCTTGGTAAGAGTTGCTGCAGGCCATTGGGAATCTTTAACAGAATTGAAGTACATAGGTTAATCCACCTCAAAACCAGGACAAAAGTGATGGGTTTAGACTATTTAAGCTTAAAACAGAAGGTCTTTTAAATTACCCTAACCCAAATCAAATCATCCTTTAAAGAATCAAAAGATACATTTGTGCACAACTGCCAAAGTACACAGTATCTCCTCATACCTTCAGCTTTAAATTTTAATTGAAGCAAGCGCAAGTCCTGAGTTTTCTGTTCCAAAGATTGTTGTAAGAGGGTCTGATACTCTTTCTCCTTCTGAACTAGGTTTTCCAAAAGCCTGTTAGCATATGAGAGGTCAAACACAGCCCTACTGAGAATAAGTCTAGCTGAaacaaagtaatatttttaaCAACCCCCAAAGAATAGAGTTACCTGATAGATACTCTCTTAAATAACATCTCCTGTGACTTACAGCTTGCATTTTGCTTGCCAGAGACTCAGCTTAATGGTAGCACATTAAGGCTTTCGCTTTTGCAGACGTTAGTAAACATGCTGTAAATTCTGTTCCTATTATTGTGCAGTTTCACTGTGCAGAGTTGCTGCCTTTACACTGTAATTTACCAAAAAAACAATACAACTCTACAGTGTTGTATCTGGACTTTCTGATGATAATTTACATCTCTTTAGGGAAGAATGGGACCCTCCAATGTTAACATCTTGGCACCAGCCTACAAAATTAACTCACAAGAAATAGCACAGGCAGAGCTCAGAAAAGCCCCCTTCCTAAGTAGCAGGCAGTCTAACCAGTGGATGAGATCAAAGGCCTTCTGGCCCTTCCTCACAGGAGGAAGCAGAAAGGTCAGGTCCCCTCTATctgccttttatttttgtaaaactcATAGGAACTGATCCATCTTTGAGAACACTGCCACCGGGTCAGGCAGCGTCCAAGGATCtaaggaagcaggaaagaaaTCAGCAGAATTGCGTAGGCCTAATTTCCTAACAGTAGAAACTCAACACAGTGCT from Apteryx mantelli isolate bAptMan1 chromosome 1, bAptMan1.hap1, whole genome shotgun sequence includes:
- the PDHA1 gene encoding pyruvate dehydrogenase E1 component subunit alpha, somatic form, mitochondrial isoform X2, which encodes MRKMLLAAISRVLQGPAATAAAAGRTASRVMVASRNYTDFANEATFEIKKCDLHRLEEGPSTTAVLTREEGLHYYKTMQTIRRMELKSDQLYKQKIIRGFCHLYDGQEACCVGLEVAIKPTDHVITAYRVHGFAYARGVPVRTILAELTGRKGGCAKGKGGSMHMYTKNFYGGNGIVGAQVPLGAGIALACKYFGKNEVCLTLYGDGAANQGQIFETYNMAALWKLPCVFICENNRYGMGTSVERAAASTDYYKRGDFIPGLRVDGMDVLSVREATKFATEYCRAGKGPILMELQTYRYHGHSMSDPGISYRTREEIQEVRSKSDPITLLKDRMINNNLASIEELKEIDVAVRKEIEEAAQFATTDPEPPLEELGHHIYFNEPPFEVRGPNQWIKYKSVS
- the PDHA1 gene encoding pyruvate dehydrogenase E1 component subunit alpha, somatic form, mitochondrial isoform X1, which encodes MRKMLLAAISRVLQGPAATAAAAGRTGAVSEASRVMVASRNYTDFANEATFEIKKCDLHRLEEGPSTTAVLTREEGLHYYKTMQTIRRMELKSDQLYKQKIIRGFCHLYDGQEACCVGLEVAIKPTDHVITAYRVHGFAYARGVPVRTILAELTGRKGGCAKGKGGSMHMYTKNFYGGNGIVGAQVPLGAGIALACKYFGKNEVCLTLYGDGAANQGQIFETYNMAALWKLPCVFICENNRYGMGTSVERAAASTDYYKRGDFIPGLRVDGMDVLSVREATKFATEYCRAGKGPILMELQTYRYHGHSMSDPGISYRTREEIQEVRSKSDPITLLKDRMINNNLASIEELKEIDVAVRKEIEEAAQFATTDPEPPLEELGHHIYFNEPPFEVRGPNQWIKYKSVS
- the PDHA1 gene encoding pyruvate dehydrogenase E1 component subunit alpha, somatic form, mitochondrial isoform X3 → MVASRNYTDFANEATFEIKKCDLHRLEEGPSTTAVLTREEGLHYYKTMQTIRRMELKSDQLYKQKIIRGFCHLYDGQEACCVGLEVAIKPTDHVITAYRVHGFAYARGVPVRTILAELTGRKGGCAKGKGGSMHMYTKNFYGGNGIVGAQVPLGAGIALACKYFGKNEVCLTLYGDGAANQGQIFETYNMAALWKLPCVFICENNRYGMGTSVERAAASTDYYKRGDFIPGLRVDGMDVLSVREATKFATEYCRAGKGPILMELQTYRYHGHSMSDPGISYRTREEIQEVRSKSDPITLLKDRMINNNLASIEELKEIDVAVRKEIEEAAQFATTDPEPPLEELGHHIYFNEPPFEVRGPNQWIKYKSVS